The following are encoded together in the Brassica napus cultivar Da-Ae chromosome A9, Da-Ae, whole genome shotgun sequence genome:
- the LOC106421071 gene encoding agamous-like MADS-box protein AGL53 encodes MDSSSSSRNNKKVNKFSVRKPTLFKKPFTSLFERQETILRKAGELSTLCDSLICVIHYDRLGNLVKTWPEDESQVQGVAERYSKLTHEEKQKKSTNLSKFCNKKMHDEKKRFSIKFSQKVQELEGSLVDKLQLLQDILLREDQSIMSEQNHNFPNYSSVPDHQQQSVSATSTEQDMSRGDVYNSAAATDQLLNHQSKYSIFLFNHENASFTQLPHSVSSSLQQTYYNNLSDNRALLGGQGFNFGFGNNNVTTALPEEQVNFGYYNNSLNNTQGFNFGYDFNNLCI; translated from the coding sequence atggattcttcttcttcttcgagaaACAACAAGAAGGTCAATAAATTTTCCGTGAGAAAGCCAACCCTATTCAAGAAACCATTTACCAGTTTGTTCGAAAGACAAGAGACGATTCTGAGAAAAGCTGGCGAGCTCTCCACTCTCTGCGATAGCCTAATTTGCGTTATACATTACGATCGTCTCGGAAACCTCGTGAAAACTTGGCCCGAAGATGAGTCCCAAGTCCAAGGCGTCGCCGAAAGATACAGCAAACTCACCCAcgaagagaaacaaaagaagagcACCAATCTTTCAAAGTTCTGTAACAAGAAGATGCACGACGAGAAGAAGAGATTTTCAATTAAATTCTCACAGAAAGTCCAAGAACTCGAAGGTTCCTTGGTGGACAAGTTACAGCTATTACAAGACATACTTCTTCGTGAAGATCAGAGCATTATGTCAGAACAAAACCACAACTTTCCCAATTATTCTTCTGTTCCTGATCATCAACAACAGAGTGTATCAGCAACAAGTACCGAGCAAGACATGAGTCGTGGTGATGTTTATAACTCTGCCGCAGCAACTGATCAGTTGTTGAATCATCAGAGTAAATATTCAATCTTTCTGTTTAACCACGAAAACGCTAGTTTTACTCAATTGCCTCACTCTGTTTCCTCAAGCCTTCAGCAAACCTATTACAACAATCTCAGTGACAACAGGGCTTTGCTTGGGGGACAAGGCTTCAACTTTGGCTTTGGCAACAACAATGTCACTACTGCTTTACCTGAGGAGCAAGTTAACTTTGGATACTACAACAACAGTCTCAATAATACGCAAGGCTTCAACTTTGGGTATGACTTCAACAATCTCTGTATATGA